TATAGGTCTTAAAACCTTTCTGTCTGTATTGTTGCTGAAGCAACAAATTGCTTGAGGAcattgtctggaaagtcttttcCAACAACTGCTTATCAGTTACAGTCTCGCCGCATAGCCTCATATTTGAGACTATCTTAAACATGGCTGAGTTGTACTCATTCACAGACTTAAAGTCTTGAATCCTGAGATGAAGCCACTCATAGGTGGCACCCGGAAGAATCAAGGTCTTCTGGTGATCATATCTCATCTGAAGCTCTTTCCATAACTCGTATGGATTACTCACTGTGAGGTACTGAGCTTTTAAGCTCTCCTCAATGTGATGACGGATGAGCATGAGGGTCTTAGAGTTCTCTTTCTTAGTAGCTTGTTCTGAGGAACAAACAATGCTCTAGGCTTTGGCTCCAAGAGAAATCTCGACATCTAGTGCCCATTGTAGGTAATTGTCACCCCTCACAGTTAGAGGTGCAAAATCCAAATTTGCGATTTTGGCCATCTGAAACAAAGATCAGAGTGTTTAGGtctttagaaaatttatttttctataattcaTCCACCAACTtgcttttaaaaataagatGGATGAGAGGGTGCTTGGTCGTACCTAGGGTACACTTCATTGACTCATGCAGCCTGTGGGCTAGCTTGTACCGGAAGGTACTTCATCGACCAATAAAGCGGCCTGTGGTCTAGTCGTACCGGGAAGGTACACATATCGACCATTCGGTCTATCATTGACCTTATTGTCTAGGCCATACTAAGTAGTATGGATCATTGACTAAAAATTCAAGATCTAACCACACAATGGTGTGGATCATTGATCAAAAATGTGGAAACATAAgactaattttgttttagacATATATAGCGTATCATCCTTTAATAAGGGGGACACTTG
The Raphanus sativus cultivar WK10039 unplaced genomic scaffold, ASM80110v3 Scaffold2739, whole genome shotgun sequence genome window above contains:
- the LOC130505964 gene encoding uncharacterized protein LOC130505964; the encoded protein is MLIRHHIEESLKAQYLTVSNPYELWKELQMRYDHQKTLILPGATYEWLHLRIQDFKSVNEYNSAMFKIVSNMRLCGETVTDKQLLEKTFQTMSSSNLLLQQQYRQKGFKTYSELISCLLLAEQNNELLLKNSELRPPGSKPVPEANHTSNEPE